In Penaeus vannamei isolate JL-2024 chromosome 21, ASM4276789v1, whole genome shotgun sequence, the DNA window TGGACATCAACTTTCTTAACTAAATTTAATCatcttatatattttaatatcacATTCGAGAGAAATAGGCATCAAATTATGTTACTAAAAATATGGTAATTATTAGCGTTTATTTCGAGCacaggaaaataaatgaagaaaatgaattaaaggaTAGACTTAAATAAAAATGGACAATGGTATATCCATGACATCCCCCCTTGAAGTTTAAAACGTCATTTTCAAATAAACAGAAATtatgttttaacattaattctccTGCATTATGCACCAGGTCTGCTGAGTGTATCTGCAATACAGTTTTGCTTTCGTTTAATATGTCTTATTTGAATGTCATGCCTCTGTAATGCTAATGCCCAACGcatcaaccattttttttctttttgaaactaTTAACATAGCGTAGAGGATTGTGATCAGAGTAAACAATTGTCTtttttccatctatatatacatgaaattttTCCAAGGCCACCAGGAAGCTCACTGCTTCCTTTTCTATGGTGGAGTATCTTTCCTGATAGTTCTTGAACCTGGATGAGGAGTAGCATATCGGTTGTAGGATACTGTCTTGACCTTCTTGTAGAACTGCACCAGCTGCACTGTCACTATCATCAACCTGTATCAGAAATGGTTTGGTGATTCAGGACTTTTCAAgactgggtatatatatatatatatatatatatatatatatatatatatgtgtgtgtgtgtgtgtgtgtgtgtgtgtgtgtgtgtgtgtgtgtgtgtgtgtgtgtgtgtgtttgtgtgtgtgtatgtgtgtgtgtgtgtgtgtgtatagatatgtttataaaaaaaaacgtacatatctatttatatacatatgtatatagatgtttatatgtatgtgtgtgtgtacgtgattgaaaatgataacgataaaaagttTATAACGACAAAGATTATTATAGCAATATCTGCTTTATAACCATTATAACCCAAACCCCAATAATGACCATTGTCTGAAGGAGACTTCAACGCCGACCGACAGGGAACGAGGGTAGGCAGCGAAGCCTCATTCCCTCTCACGCACTCCTATTTATATGTTCCCAAGCCTGAAACACATCACAACACATCCTCGCCCTTGGCTTCATCCTACTCCTTCCTTAGAGCATCTTCGAGTGTGAAAGAACTTCAAATCTCGCTTCCACAATGGCTGAGAGAGCTGTCAAGAAAGCCGGAGAGACAGCTGGACGCCCCAAGTACAGCCAGATGGTCGCCGCCGCCATCAGGGCCTTGAAGGAGCGGACTGGTTCCTCCCGTCAGGCGATCCTCAAGTACGTCGTCGGCGTCTACGGGATCGAGGACGAGAAGAGAGCAGGCGTTCAGGTCCGGCTGGCGCTGAAGAAGGGCGTTGCTGGAGGGTCTCTGGTGCAGGTGAAGGGGACAGGGGCTTCTGGCTCCTTCAAGCTCGCCAAGGTGGAAGGCAAAGCGGAGGGAAAGAAACCCGCTGCTAAGAAGGATGGAACCAAAACCAAGAAGGAATTGTCGAAGAAACCGTCCGCGAAAAAGACCACTGTCAAGAAACCAGCCGCCAAGAAGACTCCAGCAAAGAAAGTATCCGCGAAAAAGACCGCAGTGAAGAAACCAGCCGCCAAAAAGACCACAGTCAAAAAAGGCGTGACGAAGAAACCCAGCGCGAAGAAGGAATCGCTGAAGAAATCAACAAAGGAAAAGGTTTCGACGAAGAAAACGACGCTCAAGCAGCCGTCTTCCAAGAAAAGCGTCAAGAAGTCTGCAactaagaagacggagaagaaatccACAAATAAGGAGGTCGCCAAAAAATAAAGCTTGTTAGGAattcctttatgtatatatgtcaaataAACGTACGTAATCAACGTTATCAGTTTCACTTATCGTAATCACTGAATCTTTTTTAATAAACTGGATTTATGAGAGGCCTCCATGAGGAAGTAATTACACACAGGACAATcactatatattcttatatatgtcggtatgtatatatatatatgtatatatatatatatatatatatgtatatatatgtatatctgtgtatagatatatgtatacatatatatgtatatatatgtgtatacatatgtatagatatatgtatatatacatgtatagatatatgtatagatatatatgtatatatatgtatagatatatgtatagatatatatgtatatgtatgcataaatatatatgtatatatatgtatatgtatgcataaatatatatgtatatatatgtacttacatatacatatatatacatatatatgtatatatatatgtgtgtgtgtgtgtgtgtgtgtatgtatatgtatagatatgtatatatatgtatatatatatatatatatatatatatatatatatatatatatatatgtgtgtgtgtgtgtgtgtgtgtgtgtgtgtgtgtgtgtgtgtatgtatatatatatatatatatatatatatatatatatatatatatataaatgggtgtgtattttatattcatatatatatatatatatatatatatatatatatatatatatatatatgtatatatatagagagagagagagagatagatagatagatagatagatacactgttTGTAAATATTGtacatagatatttgtatatatgtatatatacacatacatgtagatatgcatgtatatgcatacatatatatatatatatatatatatatatatatatatatatatatatgcatgtatgtatatatgtatgtatatatacacttatgcatttataaatgtatacatacgtatatatatatttgtgtatacatatgtatatatactcacatactcacacttatgtatgtgtgtgtgtgtgagtatgtgtgaaggaatatatatacatatgaataaatacatatacatatacatatatacatatatgtatatatacatataatatatatatatatatatatatatatatatatatatatatatatatatatatgtatatatatatgcatgtgtatatatagacatatatatatatatatatatatatatatatatatatatatatatatatatatatgtatgtatgtatatgtatatgtatatatatatatacatatatatatatatatatatatacatatatatataaatatacatatatatatgtatgtattcatatatttatatatatacatatgtgtgtatatatatacatatatatatatatatatatatatatatatatatatatatatatgtgtgtgtgtgtatgtatgtattcatatatttatatatatacatatgtgtatatatatatgcttatatatgtatatgtttgtatatacataaatatacatatgtatgtatgtacgtatgtttgtatgtatatatgtgagtatatatatatatatatatatatatatatatatgtgtgtgtgtgtgtgtgtgtgtgtgtgtgtgtgtgtgtgtgtgtgtatgtgtgtgtgtgtgtgtgtgtgtgtgtgtgtgtgtgtgtgtgtgtgtgtatgtgtatgtgtgtgtgtgtgtgtgtgtgtgtgtgtgtgtgtatgtttgttcaaacatatatatatgtatgtatatatacatgaatatatgtatacacacacgcatacatatatgtgtatatatctatatatgtgtgtgtgtgtgcttatattcatatatatgtgcgtatatatatatatataaatatatatatatatatacatgtttatgaaaagaatatatatacatatctctatatttacatatgtgtgtgtgtgcgtgggtgtatgtgtgcatgtatatatatatatatatatatatatatatatatatatatatatatatatatatacatgtttatgaaaaaaatatatatgtaaaaatctatatatatatatatatatatatatatatatatatatatatatttatgtatgtgtgtgtgtctgtgtgcgtgtgtatataaatatatatataaatgtttatgaaaaaatatatatgtacatatctatatatatctatatatatatagatagatatactaatttatatatatagatatgtgcatatctatctatcgatatatatgttttttgcgtgtttacatctatatatgtatctatgtgtttttGTGATTGAACATGATAACAACgatcaaaaaaataatagcaaatacagcagcaaagataatgatgacaatatggaCAGTATAACCATAATAACCCAAAGAACAAATAATGATCATTGTCTGAAGGAGACTTCAACGCCGACCGACAGGGAACGAGGGTAGGCAGCGAAGCCTCATTCCCTCTCACGCACTCCTATTTATATGTTCTCAAGCCTGAAACACATCACAACACATCCTCGCCCTTGGCTTCATCCTACTCCTTCCTTAGAGCATCTTCGAGTGTGAAAGAACTTCAAATCTCGCTTCCACAATGGCTGAGAAAGCTGTCAAGAAAGCCGGAGAGGCAGCTGGACGCCCCAAGTACAGCCAGATGGTCGCCGCCGCCATCAGGGCCTTGAAGGAGCGGACTGGTTCCTCCCGTCAGGCGATCCTCAAGTACGTGGTCGGCGTCTACGGGATCGAGGACGAGAAGAGAGCAGGCGTTCAGGTCCGGCTGGCGTTGAAGAAGGGCGTTGCTGGAGGGTCTCTGGTGCAGGTGAAGGGGACAGGGGCTTCTGGCTCCTTCAAGCTCGCCAAGGTGGAAGGCAAAGCGGAGGGAAAGAAACCCGCTGCTAAGAAGGATGGAACCAAAACCAAGAAGGAATTGTCGAAGAAACCGTCCGCGAAAAAGACCACTGTCAAGAAACCAGCCGCCAAGAAGACTCCAGCAAAGAAAGTATCCGCGAAAAAGACCGCAGTGAAGAAACCAGCCGCCCAACAGAACACAGCCCAAAAAGGCGCGAAGAAGGAATCACAGAAGAAAGTAACAAAGGTTTCCTCAGCGAAAACTAATGCGAAGAAATCAGCGACGAAGAAAACGGCGCTGAAACAGCCGTCTTCCAAGAAAATCGTCAAGAAGTCTGCAactaagaagacggagaagaaatccACAAATAAGAAGGTCGCCAAAAAATAAAACTTGTTAAGAATtcccttatgtatatatgtcaaataAATGTTCAAAATTAACGTTATAAGTTTTATTTATCGTAATCAATCTTTTTAATAAACTGGATCTATGAGAGGCCTCCACGCAGAAGTAATTACATACGGTAGAATGTATACGGTACAAtccgtatatattttatatataaatgtgggtgtatttatgtatatatgtggggggggggtatatatatttatatatacatgtatatatagatatatatgtatgtttatattctacttatatatatatatatatatatatatatatatatatatatatatataatgtatgtgtgtgtgtgtatgcatacatatatatgtgtgtatgtatatatatatatatatatatatatatatatatatatatatatatatatgtatatgtatatatacacgtatgcatttatatatgtatacatacggttatacatgtatatggatttctatattcatatgtatttatacatacatacacacatatgtatgtgtgtgagtatgtgtatgaatatatatatatatatatatatatgcatatatatatatatatacatatgtatgcatatatataaatatatgcatatatatgtatatatatgcatatatatatgcatacatatgtaaatgtatatatacatatatttatatatatgtatacacacacacacacgcacacacacacacacacacgcacacacacacacacgcacacacacacacacacacacatatgtatatatatatatatatatatatatatgtatatatgcatacatttaaatatatacatatgtatatatatgcacacacacacacatacacacacacacacacatacacacacacacacatatatatatgtatatatatatatatatatatatatatatatatatatgtatgtatgtatgtatgtatatgtgtatatatgcatgtctgtatatatgcatatatgtatatatatgcacgtctgtaaatatgcatatatgtatatatatatgcatatatatgtatatatttttatatacatatttaaatatatctcaatatgtatgtatatatgagtatatttatgtctgtttatacagatgtatatgtatgtgtatatgtatgaatatacacacacacgtatatgtgtgtgtgtgaatacacacacaagcacacacacacacacacacacacacacacacacacacacacacacacacacacacatatatatatatatatatatatatatatatatatatacgcaaatatacacacacatatatatgtatatatataaagctgtgtgtatatatacatatctatgtatgtatttgtatatgtgtatgtttaaatatatatatgtatatgtgtgtgtgtgtgtgtgtgtgtgtgtgtgtttgtgtgtataaatatatatgtacttgtttatgaaaaatatgtacatatctatctatatgtgtgtgcatctatatatctatgcgttTTTTGTTAtggaaaattacaataacaacgataaaaaaaaatgatataaactacagcaacaaagataatgatgacaatatataaagtataacCATAATAACCCAAACCCCAATAATGACCATTGTCTGAAGGAGACTTCAAC includes these proteins:
- the LOC113825710 gene encoding late histone H1 yields the protein MAERAVKKAGETAGRPKYSQMVAAAIRALKERTGSSRQAILKYVVGVYGIEDEKRAGVQVRLALKKGVAGGSLVQVKGTGASGSFKLAKVEGKAEGKKPAAKKDGTKTKKELSKKPSAKKTTVKKPAAKKTPAKKVSAKKTAVKKPAAKKTTVKKGVTKKPSAKKESLKKSTKEKVSTKKTTLKQPSSKKSVKKSATKKTEKKSTNKEVAKK
- the LOC113825711 gene encoding late histone H1-like; this translates as MAEKAVKKAGEAAGRPKYSQMVAAAIRALKERTGSSRQAILKYVVGVYGIEDEKRAGVQVRLALKKGVAGGSLVQVKGTGASGSFKLAKVEGKAEGKKPAAKKDGTKTKKELSKKPSAKKTTVKKPAAKKTPAKKVSAKKTAVKKPAAQQNTAQKGAKKESQKKVTKVSSAKTNAKKSATKKTALKQPSSKKIVKKSATKKTEKKSTNKKVAKK